In a genomic window of Lepisosteus oculatus isolate fLepOcu1 chromosome 3, fLepOcu1.hap2, whole genome shotgun sequence:
- the sh2d4a gene encoding SH2 domain-containing protein 4A isoform X1, translating into MLQQILADMYIEPELLAELNEEQKQILFFKMREEQVRRWKERETKLEKQELAQRKPKKASGKSISWLLGSDCDVWVWVMGEHPADKPYDQICDEIITERARQQAQKEGEEIRAKKEEELVKRFSNTYLMDTQMGIFDVWKKEAAEKEEQARRAAAEEKRRAEQELKRREAEERRRAEEDLRRLEEERTQQIYMDLKEVQQSVQKQDRDDPEWQETLQKSKAADERRRSIAKQARADYKRLSLKAVERGRVAAMSKAFAGEDPTSKPSPPPKPKERSTATNNNVLHRKLAVRRTLSTSNKDVIIKWFKEEQIPLRAGYDKDQDCIAPWFHGVITRQGAEELLSTEGPGHFLIRVSEKITGYVLSYRCHEGYKHFLIDASDSSYSFLGVDQLKHASLAELVEYHKVEPITLSGGEQLLQPSGQKCENPDYSELFS; encoded by the exons ATGCTGCAGCAGATTTTGGCGGATATGTACATTGAGCCTGAGCTCTTGGCAGAGCTGAACGAGGAGCAGAAACAGATCCTCTTCTTTAAGATGAGAGAAGAGCAAGTTCGGAgatggaaagagagagagaccaagCTGGAGAAACAGGAGCTGGCTCAGAGGAAGCCTAAGAAAG CCAGTGGAAAGTCCATATCATGGCTGCTGGGATCAGACTGTGATGTCTGGGTCTGGGTTATGGGAGAGCATCCCGCGGACAAGCCCTATGATCAGATCTGTGATGAGATCATAACGGAGAGAGCTCGCCAGCAAGCACAGAAAGAAGGAGAGGAAATCAG GGCCaagaaggaggaggagctggTGAAAAGGTTCTCCAACACGTACCTGATGGACACGCAGATGGGCATCTTCGACGTGTGGAAGAAGGAAGCCGCAGAGAAAGAAGAGCAAGCAAGACGGGCAGCTGCTGAGGAGAAGAGGAGAGCCGAACAGGAGTTAAAG CGGAGGGAGGCAGAGGAGCGTCGAAGAGCAGAGGAGGATCTGAGGCgtctggaggaggagaggacCCAGCAGATCTACATGGACCTGAAGGAGGTCCAGCAGTCGGTGCAGAAGCAGGACAGGGACGATCCCGAGTGGCAGGAGACAT TACAGAAGTCCAAAGCCGCTGATGAGCGAAGGAGGTCTATAGCCAAGCAAGCCAGAGCCGACTACAAGAGGCTGTCTCTCAAGGCTGTGGAACGGGGCCGGGTCGCAGCCATGTCCAAAGCCTTTGCTGGTGAAGACCCAACATCAAAACCTTCTCCTCCCCCAAAACCCAAAGAAAGGAGCACGGCCACTAACAATAACGTGCTACACCG GAAACTGGCTGTGAGAAGAACTCTGTCCACTTCCAATAAAGATGTCATCATCAAGTGGTTCAAGGAAGAGCAGATTCCTCTTCGAGCTGGCTATGACAAGGATCAGGACTGCATCGCACCTTGGTTCCATG gaGTCATAACTCGACAGGGTGCAGAGGAGCTGCTGAGCACAGAGGGGCCTGGGCACTTTCTCATCAGGGTGAGCGAGAAGATCACGGGATATGTTCTCTCCTACCGCTGCCACGAAGGATACAAGCATTTCCTCATTGATGCCTCTGACAGTTCCTACAGCTTCCTGGGAGTGGACCAGTTAAAGCATGCATCCCTTGCTGAGCTTGTGGAGTACCACAAG GTGGAGCCCATCACTTTGTCAGGAGGAGAGCAGCTCCTGCAGCCAAGTGGCCAGAAGTGTGAAAATCCAGATTACTCTGAACTCTTCAGCTga
- the sh2d4a gene encoding SH2 domain-containing protein 4A isoform X2: protein MLQQILADMYIEPELLAELNEEQKQILFFKMREEQVRRWKERETKLEKQELAQRKPKKASGKSISWLLGSDCDVWVWVMGEHPADKPYDQICDEIITERARQQAQKEGEEIRAKKEEELVKRFSNTYLMDTQMGIFDVWKKEAAEKEEQARRAAAEEKRRAEQELKRREAEERRRAEEDLRRLEEERTQQIYMDLKEVQQSVQKQDRDDPEWQETLQKSKAADERRRSIAKQARADYKRLSLKAVERGRVAAMSKAFAGEDPTSKPSPPPKPKERSTATNNNVLHRKLAVRRTLSTSNKDVIIKWFKEEQIPLRAGYDKDQDCIAPWFHGVITRQGAEELLSTEGPGHFLIRFLQLPGSGPVKACIPC from the exons ATGCTGCAGCAGATTTTGGCGGATATGTACATTGAGCCTGAGCTCTTGGCAGAGCTGAACGAGGAGCAGAAACAGATCCTCTTCTTTAAGATGAGAGAAGAGCAAGTTCGGAgatggaaagagagagagaccaagCTGGAGAAACAGGAGCTGGCTCAGAGGAAGCCTAAGAAAG CCAGTGGAAAGTCCATATCATGGCTGCTGGGATCAGACTGTGATGTCTGGGTCTGGGTTATGGGAGAGCATCCCGCGGACAAGCCCTATGATCAGATCTGTGATGAGATCATAACGGAGAGAGCTCGCCAGCAAGCACAGAAAGAAGGAGAGGAAATCAG GGCCaagaaggaggaggagctggTGAAAAGGTTCTCCAACACGTACCTGATGGACACGCAGATGGGCATCTTCGACGTGTGGAAGAAGGAAGCCGCAGAGAAAGAAGAGCAAGCAAGACGGGCAGCTGCTGAGGAGAAGAGGAGAGCCGAACAGGAGTTAAAG CGGAGGGAGGCAGAGGAGCGTCGAAGAGCAGAGGAGGATCTGAGGCgtctggaggaggagaggacCCAGCAGATCTACATGGACCTGAAGGAGGTCCAGCAGTCGGTGCAGAAGCAGGACAGGGACGATCCCGAGTGGCAGGAGACAT TACAGAAGTCCAAAGCCGCTGATGAGCGAAGGAGGTCTATAGCCAAGCAAGCCAGAGCCGACTACAAGAGGCTGTCTCTCAAGGCTGTGGAACGGGGCCGGGTCGCAGCCATGTCCAAAGCCTTTGCTGGTGAAGACCCAACATCAAAACCTTCTCCTCCCCCAAAACCCAAAGAAAGGAGCACGGCCACTAACAATAACGTGCTACACCG GAAACTGGCTGTGAGAAGAACTCTGTCCACTTCCAATAAAGATGTCATCATCAAGTGGTTCAAGGAAGAGCAGATTCCTCTTCGAGCTGGCTATGACAAGGATCAGGACTGCATCGCACCTTGGTTCCATG gaGTCATAACTCGACAGGGTGCAGAGGAGCTGCTGAGCACAGAGGGGCCTGGGCACTTTCTCATCAGG TTCCTACAGCTTCCTGGGAGTGGACCAGTTAAAGCATGCATCCCTTGCTGA